Proteins encoded in a region of the Deltaproteobacteria bacterium genome:
- a CDS encoding enoyl-CoA hydratase/isomerase family protein, producing MKIEEFQEIRYQKEDSGIVTVTLNIPKRKNALSIYTFFELFWAVEAMEKDDTAWVMILTGARDPDSDDPTKEAFSSGGYFDAAGLVSMSDEVRAQIDPTDIAQKKLTLKMWQFDKPVIAAVNGLVIGGAFTMCLSCCDLIYCSEYAWASLPFVGLGIIPELASSYLLPRLIGFQRAKEIMFFAERLTAQELFDLGLINKVLPHDQLLPYVRERALKLIPPQGAGNAVRLAKRAIHKPLLEAVTTALDLENKGLNEAFATADFIEALTARKEKRAPVFKGK from the coding sequence ATGAAAATCGAGGAATTCCAGGAAATACGCTACCAAAAGGAAGACAGCGGCATCGTGACGGTCACGCTGAACATCCCGAAACGAAAGAACGCCCTGAGTATTTATACTTTTTTTGAGCTGTTCTGGGCCGTGGAGGCCATGGAAAAGGATGACACCGCCTGGGTGATGATCCTGACCGGGGCCAGGGACCCCGATTCCGATGATCCCACCAAAGAAGCCTTCAGCAGCGGCGGCTATTTTGATGCCGCCGGTCTGGTGTCGATGAGCGATGAGGTCAGGGCCCAGATCGATCCGACGGATATCGCCCAGAAGAAACTGACCCTGAAGATGTGGCAGTTCGACAAACCGGTCATCGCTGCCGTCAACGGTCTGGTCATTGGCGGGGCCTTCACCATGTGTCTGTCCTGCTGCGACCTGATCTATTGCTCCGAATATGCCTGGGCCTCACTCCCCTTCGTCGGGTTGGGCATCATTCCCGAGCTGGCCTCCAGTTATCTGTTGCCCAGGCTGATCGGCTTTCAGCGGGCCAAGGAGATCATGTTCTTTGCCGAACGGCTAACCGCTCAGGAGCTTTTCGATCTGGGCTTGATCAATAAGGTATTGCCTCACGATCAACTGTTGCCTTACGTCCGGGAAAGGGCTTTGAAACTGATCCCGCCCCAGGGGGCCGGTAATGCGGTCCGGCTGGCCAAGCGGGCCATCCATAAACCCTTACTGGAGGCCGTGACTACGGCCCTGGATCTGGAAAACAAAGGGCTGAATGAAGCCTTCGCCACCGCGGACTTCATAGAAGCCCTGACGGCCCGGAAGGAGAAGCGGGCCCCGGTATTCAAAGGCAAGTGA
- a CDS encoding TRAP transporter large permease, producing the protein MESVLLFFLVFLFLLILGVPVATCLGFTSILLIGNYHLGIQVIASNFYANVAKFQLLALPFFILAGLILDRCGISKRLIHFISLLVGPIPGGLAIVTIIVGVIFAGISGSGPADTAALGVILFPAMVALGYRRGYTAALIASSGSLAIVIPPSIAFIIYGVITSTSIPALFAAGVIPGVMTALFLIIPSYFIARKHGWKGGHWGTAAEIRQAFKEALWGLLAPAVILSGIYGGVFTATEAAVVAVFYGLFLGLVIYRSLTLQTLYAIFKDAVLSSAVIMFIVAFAGLFSWTGSTLGVMDKASSSLLSLSSNPMVILLLINVMLFIAGMLMDAISIYYVFLPILIPIMAYFHWDPVWFGVVMTLNLAIGQITPPVAVNLYVIANIAGLSLEDISKSVIPFVAIMVAALLATIFFPPLSTFLPAFFGLK; encoded by the coding sequence ATGGAATCGGTCCTGCTGTTCTTCCTGGTCTTTTTGTTCCTCCTTATCCTGGGCGTGCCGGTGGCCACCTGCCTCGGCTTTACCTCCATCCTGCTCATCGGGAACTATCATCTGGGCATCCAGGTCATTGCCTCCAACTTTTATGCCAATGTGGCCAAGTTCCAGCTCCTGGCCCTTCCTTTCTTTATCCTGGCCGGTCTTATCCTGGATCGCTGCGGAATATCCAAAAGGCTCATCCATTTTATCAGTCTCCTGGTGGGGCCCATCCCCGGAGGACTGGCCATTGTGACCATCATCGTGGGGGTCATCTTTGCCGGTATTTCCGGTTCAGGCCCGGCCGATACGGCCGCCCTGGGCGTCATCCTTTTCCCGGCCATGGTGGCCTTGGGATACCGCCGGGGCTATACGGCCGCCCTGATCGCCAGCTCGGGTTCCCTGGCCATTGTCATACCCCCCAGTATTGCCTTTATCATCTACGGGGTGATCACCAGCACTTCCATCCCGGCCCTTTTTGCCGCCGGGGTCATTCCGGGGGTAATGACCGCCTTATTTCTCATCATCCCTTCCTATTTCATTGCCCGAAAACACGGCTGGAAAGGGGGGCATTGGGGAACAGCGGCCGAGATCCGGCAGGCCTTTAAAGAGGCCCTCTGGGGACTCCTGGCCCCGGCGGTCATTTTAAGCGGCATCTATGGTGGGGTCTTTACCGCCACCGAAGCGGCGGTGGTGGCGGTTTTTTACGGCCTCTTTTTGGGACTAGTTATTTATCGGAGCCTTACCCTGCAAACCCTTTACGCTATCTTCAAAGATGCGGTCCTGTCCTCGGCCGTGATCATGTTCATTGTGGCCTTTGCCGGTCTTTTTTCCTGGACCGGCTCCACCCTCGGGGTGATGGACAAAGCCTCTTCCAGCCTCCTTTCTCTGTCTTCCAACCCCATGGTCATATTGCTGCTGATAAACGTCATGCTTTTTATCGCCGGCATGTTGATGGACGCCATTTCCATCTATTATGTATTTCTCCCTATTCTCATTCCCATCATGGCCTATTTCCATTGGGACCCGGTCTGGTTCGGCGTGGTCATGACCCTGAATCTGGCGATCGGTCAGATCACTCCCCCGGTAGCGGTAAACCTTTATGTGATTGCCAATATCGCAGGCCTTTCCCTGGAGGATATTTCCAAATCGGTGATCCCTTTTGTGGCCATTATGGTTGCGGCCCTTTTGGCCACCATCTTTTTTCCCCCCCTTTCCACCTTTCTGCCGGCTTTTTTCGGTCTGAAATAA
- a CDS encoding DUF745 domain-containing protein, with amino-acid sequence MVKKKGPGPEKGPGAAVEVPPKAKTEAVKPQESGFPIVGIGASAGGLAAIEAFFAAMPPDTETGMAFVVVQHLDPDHKSILIDLVRQYTRMRVFKVEDGMEVEPNCVYVIPPNRDMAFLNGKLHLLEPEAPRGLRLPIDFFFRSLAQDQHERAICIVLSGTGTDGTLGLKAIKGEGGMAMAQSSESAAYDGMPRSAIATGLVDYVLPPDKMPEQLIAYGQHAFGHRPKPVSAPPPSAGDNLKKVFILLRAQTSHDFSQYKQNTIQRRIERRMAVAQIDRFEDYVRYLRENPVEVESLFRELLIGVTNFFRDPPAFESIREQVIPRLFAGKPQGANVRIWVPGCSTGEEAYSLAILIREYLDGIKENFQTQVFATDIDPEAIEKARAGIYPDSIAADVSPERLSRFFAQEESSYRINKHIRDMVVFALQDVLKDPPFSKIDLLSCRNLLIYLDGEAQKKILPLFHYALNQNGYLFLGNSETIGEFISLFAVADKKWKIYQRKAVGVPHAVIGPYASPLETEVAMRRGRAGGEPAPKGGVRQLTERVLLEDYAPASLLVNAEFEVLYIHGRTGKYLEPAAGEASLNLLRMAREGLRMELTSGVRKALTQQKSVRYEGLQVKSNGDRSVVNLTIRPVMKQEAGPGLAVVIFEDVTPAIQQTTEAAEAPIDGKDHQLLTLERELRAKEEYLQTTVEELETANEELKSTNEELQSSNEELQSTNEELETSKEELQSINEELVTVNTELQKKIEELSRANNDMNNLMAGTNIGTLFLDHQLRIQRYTPATTSVINLIQTDLGRPVSDIVSRFKDYDRLVPDTRAVLDTLIPKEKQVETQEGHWFQMRIQPYRTLENVIEGAVLTFVDITEQKKLHMALADSEEKLRTLFEILPVGVSVLDDEGRIVYVNPALEKMLEVPRADLLRKDYQRQKFLRPDGSPLSAGESAAARAAKEQRLVEHIETGLVKKNGSIVRTDMSAVPVALPGWQVVVVTFNLGDRPEAAERSAKQRMDNKKEM; translated from the coding sequence ATGGTAAAAAAGAAGGGCCCCGGCCCTGAAAAAGGACCAGGCGCAGCGGTTGAGGTCCCACCCAAGGCCAAAACGGAAGCGGTCAAACCTCAGGAATCGGGCTTTCCCATCGTCGGGATCGGCGCCTCGGCCGGGGGGTTGGCCGCCATCGAGGCCTTCTTTGCCGCTATGCCCCCGGACACGGAAACCGGGATGGCCTTTGTGGTGGTGCAGCATCTGGACCCCGACCACAAAAGCATCCTGATCGATCTGGTCAGACAGTACACCCGGATGCGGGTTTTCAAGGTGGAGGACGGGATGGAGGTAGAGCCCAACTGCGTCTATGTCATTCCGCCGAACAGGGATATGGCCTTTTTGAACGGCAAGCTGCACCTGCTGGAACCCGAGGCCCCCCGTGGCCTGCGTCTGCCGATTGATTTTTTCTTTCGCTCCCTGGCCCAGGACCAGCACGAGCGGGCCATCTGCATCGTCCTGTCGGGCACCGGCACCGACGGCACCCTGGGGCTCAAAGCCATCAAGGGCGAAGGCGGGATGGCCATGGCCCAAAGTTCGGAATCGGCGGCCTATGACGGCATGCCCCGGAGCGCCATCGCCACCGGCCTGGTGGACTATGTCCTGCCACCGGACAAGATGCCGGAGCAACTGATCGCCTACGGGCAACACGCCTTCGGTCACCGGCCAAAGCCCGTCTCTGCCCCACCTCCCAGTGCCGGCGACAACCTGAAAAAGGTGTTCATTCTGCTGCGCGCCCAAACGAGCCATGATTTTTCCCAGTACAAGCAAAACACCATCCAACGGCGCATCGAGCGGCGCATGGCCGTGGCCCAGATCGACCGTTTCGAAGATTATGTGCGTTACCTGCGGGAAAACCCAGTGGAAGTGGAGTCCCTTTTTCGGGAGCTTCTGATCGGCGTCACCAATTTCTTTCGCGACCCGCCGGCCTTCGAATCCATCCGGGAACAGGTCATCCCCCGACTCTTTGCCGGCAAGCCCCAGGGTGCGAATGTGCGGATCTGGGTCCCGGGCTGTTCCACCGGTGAAGAAGCCTACTCCCTGGCTATCCTCATCCGGGAATATCTGGACGGGATAAAAGAGAACTTCCAGACCCAGGTCTTTGCCACCGATATCGACCCCGAGGCCATCGAAAAAGCCCGGGCCGGGATCTATCCCGACAGTATTGCCGCCGACGTCTCCCCGGAACGACTGTCGCGGTTTTTTGCCCAGGAGGAAAGCTCCTACCGCATCAACAAGCATATCCGCGACATGGTGGTCTTTGCCTTGCAGGACGTGCTCAAGGACCCGCCTTTTTCCAAAATCGATCTACTCAGTTGCCGGAACCTCCTGATCTACCTGGATGGTGAAGCCCAGAAAAAAATACTCCCCCTGTTCCACTATGCCTTGAACCAGAACGGTTATCTCTTTTTGGGTAACTCGGAAACGATCGGAGAGTTTATCAGTCTGTTTGCCGTAGCGGACAAAAAGTGGAAGATTTATCAACGCAAAGCCGTGGGTGTACCCCACGCCGTCATCGGTCCTTATGCATCGCCTCTGGAGACCGAGGTGGCTATGCGACGCGGCCGGGCCGGGGGCGAGCCGGCGCCGAAGGGCGGGGTCCGCCAATTAACGGAGCGGGTTTTGCTGGAGGACTATGCCCCGGCCAGCCTGCTGGTCAACGCCGAGTTCGAGGTCCTTTATATTCACGGCCGCACCGGCAAATACCTGGAGCCGGCGGCCGGGGAGGCCAGCCTGAACCTGCTGCGCATGGCCCGAGAGGGGTTGCGGATGGAATTGACCTCCGGGGTACGCAAGGCCCTGACCCAGCAAAAGAGCGTCCGCTACGAGGGCCTCCAGGTAAAATCCAACGGGGACCGCTCCGTCGTCAATCTGACCATCCGGCCGGTGATGAAACAGGAGGCCGGACCCGGACTGGCGGTAGTCATCTTTGAAGACGTGACGCCCGCAATCCAACAGACGACGGAAGCGGCGGAAGCGCCCATAGACGGCAAGGATCATCAGCTCCTCACGCTGGAGCGGGAACTGCGGGCCAAAGAAGAATACCTGCAAACGACCGTCGAGGAGCTGGAGACGGCCAACGAAGAGCTCAAGTCCACCAATGAAGAGCTGCAATCGTCGAATGAAGAACTCCAATCCACCAATGAAGAGCTGGAGACCTCCAAAGAAGAGCTGCAATCGATCAACGAGGAATTGGTAACGGTCAATACGGAGCTCCAAAAAAAGATCGAAGAGTTATCCAGGGCCAACAACGATATGAATAACCTCATGGCCGGCACCAACATCGGCACTCTTTTTCTGGACCATCAATTGCGTATTCAACGCTATACCCCGGCCACGACCAGCGTCATCAACCTGATTCAGACCGACCTCGGCCGGCCGGTGAGCGACATCGTCTCCCGGTTCAAGGACTATGACCGCCTGGTGCCGGACACCCGGGCCGTACTCGATACGCTGATCCCCAAAGAAAAACAGGTGGAGACCCAGGAGGGGCACTGGTTCCAGATGCGCATCCAGCCCTATCGCACCCTGGAAAACGTCATCGAGGGCGCGGTGCTGACCTTTGTGGATATCACGGAACAGAAAAAATTGCATATGGCCCTGGCCGATAGCGAAGAAAAGCTTCGTACCCTGTTCGAGATATTGCCCGTGGGCGTCTCGGTGCTCGACGACGAAGGCCGGATCGTCTATGTGAATCCGGCGCTGGAAAAGATGTTGGAGGTTCCCCGGGCCGATCTGCTCCGGAAAGATTACCAACGGCAGAAATTTCTCAGGCCGGACGGCAGCCCCCTGTCGGCAGGAGAGTCGGCCGCGGCCCGGGCAGCCAAAGAGCAGCGCCTGGTGGAGCACATCGAGACCGGATTGGTCAAGAAAAATGGGAGCATCGTCCGGACAGACATGAGCGCCGTGCCCGTGGCCCTGCCGGGCTGGCAGGTGGTCGTGGTCACCTTCAATCTCGGTGATCGACCGGAGGCGGCAGAACGATCGGCGAAACAGCGGATGGACAATAAAAAGGAGATGTAA